TGCATAACACCGCCACCGCGCCGCTCGGCACGCTGCTCGAGAGCATCGACGTCGTTGTCACGCAGACGACCCGCGTCACGCTTCGCCGAGGCCGCCGGACAGTGACGCCGGCTGGCGCCACCACGCTCCTCTACGTCGTTCACGGGGCGCTCGGTGGTGACTCTGCGACCTCCTGCGTGACCGACCCGCGAAGCACCGGAGGGATCGTAGCGCGCGGCCACGTCAGCGAGTTTCCGGCGGGCGCCGCACTGTTCACGATGGGCGCCGTGCCGCTCGAGTTCGAGGCACAGACAGACGCCGAACTCGTGGTGATTACGGTCGAGCTCAACGAGACCGCGCACAGGCTGCGTCGGCTGCTGCCTGACCCGCTCACGATCACCGACTTCTCCCGCCTCGACCCGGCGCTCGCTTCGCTCGCAAGCAACATGGGTGCGAAGGGTTCGCCTGATCCCGTTGTCGCTGCGGGTGGCGGGGAGGTCGTATGCCGACTGATGGCACGTACGCTGCTAGTTGGAGTGCTCAGGGCGTGGGTGTCTGCGGGCTGCGCGCCGAGCGGGTGGGCGGCTCGTGTCGCGGATCCATACCTTGATCCGGTACTCGCCGCTATTCATCGGGACCCCGGCCAGGACTGGTCGCTTGACACGCTCGCGAGTCTCGGCGCGATGTCGCGTTCGGCGTTCGCCAGGCGCTTCCGCGAAGTCCTCGGCTCCTCGCCAGGCCAGTACATCACTGGCGTGCGCATGGAGGACGCGAAGCGCAGGTTGTCGCATGGCGCGACCGTGACGCAGACTTCCCGTGAGCTCGGCTACTCGTCGGACGAGGGCTTCAGCCGGGCGTTCAGACGCCA
Above is a window of Leucobacter aridicollis DNA encoding:
- a CDS encoding helix-turn-helix transcriptional regulator, which gives rise to MHNTATAPLGTLLESIDVVVTQTTRVTLRRGRRTVTPAGATTLLYVVHGALGGDSATSCVTDPRSTGGIVARGHVSEFPAGAALFTMGAVPLEFEAQTDAELVVITVELNETAHRLRRLLPDPLTITDFSRLDPALASLASNMGAKGSPDPVVAAGGGEVVCRLMARTLLVGVLRAWVSAGCAPSGWAARVADPYLDPVLAAIHRDPGQDWSLDTLASLGAMSRSAFARRFREVLGSSPGQYITGVRMEDAKRRLSHGATVTQTSRELGYSSDEGFSRAFRRHTGVSPSRWE